From Vanacampus margaritifer isolate UIUO_Vmar chromosome 8, RoL_Vmar_1.0, whole genome shotgun sequence, a single genomic window includes:
- the glrx gene encoding glutaredoxin-1: MAQQFVQAKIKGDKVVLFIKPTCSYCVTAEEILSKYKFKPGHLECVDISARQDMGSMQDYFLELTGARTVPRVFIGEECVGGGSDVAALHKSGKLEGMLQSIGALQ, translated from the exons ATGGCGCAGCAATTCGTCCAGGCTAAAATCAAAGGCGATAAAGTGGTCTTGTTCATTAAACCCACGTGCTCGTACTGTGTCACGGCAGAAGAGATTTTGTCGAAGTACAAATTCAAGCCGGGACATCTGGAGTGTGTTGACATCAGCGCACGTCAAGATATGGGCAGCATGCAGGACTACTTCCTGGAACTCACCGGCGCCCGCACC GTTCCACGGGTGTTCATTGGAGAGGAATGTGTCGGCGGCGGCAGTGACGTGGCGGCGCTGCACAAAAGTGGCAAACTGGAGGGAATGCTGCAGTCCATTGGGGCTCTACAGTGA